One part of the Mariniflexile litorale genome encodes these proteins:
- a CDS encoding aminoacyl-histidine dipeptidase — protein sequence MNSEIRQLQPTQLWNKFADLNAVPRPSKKEERVIAFIKNFGESLGLETMVDEVGNVIIKKPATAGMENRTTVVMQSHLDMVHQKNNDTEFDFDSQGIEMYVDGDWVKAKGTTLGADNGLGVATIMAVLESKDLPHPAIEALFTIDEETGMTGAMGLKGGLLSGGILLNLDTEEDDEIGVGCAGGMDVTATRTYEEEETPEFKIGFKIAVKGLQGGHSGMQIHEGLGNSNKIMNRLLFDGFENFGLRISEIEGGSLRNAIPRESTAIVAIDAVHEATFLTEINELAETIKTEFKTMEPDLKIEVSSCEIPKTIMDLGVQEGFTRALYAAQNGVYRMSADIPELVETSNNIARVVVKEGHIHVGCLTRSSVESSKIDLANTLRSTFELTGCEVEFSGDYPGWTPNMKSPILKVLSKIYKDMNGEEAHIAACHAGLECGILGQNYPEMDMISFGPTIKGAHSPDERAQISSAQKYWKFVLEVLKQIPVNR from the coding sequence ATGAATTCAGAAATAAGACAGCTTCAACCCACACAACTTTGGAATAAATTCGCCGATTTAAACGCCGTGCCTCGACCTTCAAAAAAAGAGGAACGCGTTATTGCTTTTATTAAAAATTTTGGTGAAAGCTTAGGTTTAGAAACTATGGTGGACGAAGTTGGGAATGTTATTATTAAAAAACCAGCCACTGCAGGCATGGAAAATAGAACCACTGTTGTTATGCAATCGCATTTAGATATGGTGCATCAAAAAAACAACGATACTGAATTCGATTTTGATTCACAGGGTATTGAGATGTACGTTGATGGTGATTGGGTTAAAGCCAAAGGAACTACTTTGGGTGCAGATAACGGTTTGGGGGTAGCTACTATTATGGCTGTTTTAGAAAGCAAAGACCTACCACACCCTGCTATTGAAGCGTTATTTACTATTGACGAAGAAACGGGGATGACGGGTGCTATGGGTTTAAAAGGAGGATTGCTTTCTGGAGGCATTTTGTTGAATTTAGATACCGAAGAAGACGATGAGATTGGAGTTGGTTGCGCAGGTGGTATGGATGTTACAGCCACCAGAACCTATGAAGAAGAAGAAACACCCGAATTTAAAATCGGATTTAAAATAGCAGTTAAAGGATTACAAGGTGGCCATTCAGGAATGCAGATTCATGAAGGTTTAGGAAATTCCAATAAAATAATGAATCGTTTATTGTTTGATGGTTTTGAAAACTTCGGACTTCGAATTTCAGAAATTGAGGGTGGTAGTTTGCGTAACGCCATTCCTAGAGAAAGTACAGCGATAGTTGCTATAGATGCTGTGCATGAAGCAACCTTTTTAACTGAAATAAATGAATTGGCCGAAACTATAAAAACTGAGTTTAAAACCATGGAACCCGATTTAAAAATAGAGGTTTCTAGTTGTGAAATTCCTAAGACTATTATGGACTTAGGAGTACAAGAAGGTTTTACAAGAGCTTTATATGCGGCTCAAAACGGTGTGTATAGAATGAGTGCCGATATTCCAGAGTTAGTGGAGACCTCAAATAATATCGCTAGAGTAGTGGTTAAAGAAGGGCATATTCACGTAGGGTGTTTAACACGTTCGTCGGTTGAAAGCTCTAAAATAGATTTAGCAAATACCTTGCGTTCTACTTTTGAATTAACAGGCTGCGAAGTTGAGTTTTCGGGTGATTATCCTGGTTGGACACCTAATATGAAGTCGCCTATTTTAAAAGTGCTATCTAAAATATATAAAGATATGAATGGTGAAGAAGCACATATTGCAGCGTGTCATGCTGGTTTAGAGTGTGGTATTCTTGGGCAAAATTACCCAGAGATGGATATGATAAGTTTTGGACCTACTATAAAAGGAGCACATTCTCCTGATGAGCGTGCTCAAATTTCATCTGCTCAAAAATATTGGAAGTTTGTATTGGAGGTTTTGAAGCAGATTCCTGTGAATAGGTAG
- a CDS encoding TlpA disulfide reductase family protein — translation MPLDATISNGNMGVRVHFIYHPGDSIHLEFEAQEKQLSFLKAVKFSGDGAKTNNQIVEFQILREENNLGYEAINESESIKKRLEDFLVEISLLKERQLNTYKTFVEKQHPTNEAKNWTALFALETYYYFLDKYSWNNENLPNDYFDYTKEILPLTLNKLICWKVMENRIMQYNKSILFPKFREQYPEIDLISSITDKIATTDALFIKLVSNHSSNNLLNQLVYSGLYKELISNNMLDSYQRNKVVLETKISEPFIKKSLQETFEKATNNLKSPKEKTTALLQKMKGSPIEETFSKILEDNKGKVIYLDIWGTTCPPCIKEMPASKLLISKFKQQDIAFVYMCIYGNENRWKELLSEFKLDGGQQYRVDDMQRQSLQDLMEFNAIPYYILIDKNGHIVDRGLHLSPSMKYTEDKINELTNE, via the coding sequence ATGCCCTTAGATGCCACTATTTCAAATGGGAATATGGGTGTCAGAGTTCATTTTATTTACCACCCAGGAGATAGTATCCATTTAGAATTTGAAGCACAAGAAAAACAATTATCTTTCTTAAAAGCCGTGAAATTTAGTGGAGATGGTGCTAAAACTAATAACCAAATCGTCGAATTTCAAATATTACGCGAAGAAAACAATCTAGGCTATGAAGCAATCAACGAAAGTGAATCTATTAAAAAAAGATTAGAAGATTTTTTAGTTGAAATTAGTTTATTAAAAGAACGACAACTCAATACTTATAAAACATTTGTAGAAAAACAGCATCCAACGAACGAAGCTAAAAATTGGACCGCATTATTTGCTTTAGAGACTTATTACTATTTTTTAGATAAATATAGTTGGAATAACGAAAACCTTCCAAATGATTATTTTGATTATACCAAAGAGATTCTGCCGTTAACACTTAACAAACTAATTTGCTGGAAAGTAATGGAAAATAGAATAATGCAGTATAATAAAAGTATACTATTTCCAAAGTTCAGAGAGCAATATCCAGAAATAGATTTAATAAGTTCAATTACAGATAAAATAGCAACAACCGATGCTTTATTCATAAAATTAGTTAGTAATCATTCATCAAATAACCTATTAAATCAACTAGTCTATAGTGGTTTGTACAAAGAATTGATAAGCAACAATATGCTAGATAGCTATCAAAGAAATAAAGTTGTTCTAGAGACCAAAATAAGTGAACCCTTTATAAAAAAATCACTTCAAGAAACTTTCGAAAAGGCTACTAATAATTTAAAAAGCCCAAAAGAAAAAACAACTGCTTTATTACAAAAAATGAAAGGCAGTCCTATTGAAGAAACCTTTAGTAAGATTCTAGAAGATAATAAAGGAAAGGTCATTTATTTGGATATATGGGGAACTACATGTCCGCCCTGTATTAAAGAAATGCCTGCTTCAAAATTATTAATATCAAAATTCAAACAACAAGATATTGCATTTGTATATATGTGCATCTATGGAAATGAAAATAGATGGAAAGAACTTTTATCAGAATTCAAACTTGATGGAGGTCAACAATATCGAGTAGATGATATGCAAAGACAATCTTTACAAGATCTCATGGAATTTAATGCCATTCCATATTATATCCTAATCGACAAAAATGGACATATTGTAGACAGAGGACTTCATCTTAGCCCGAGTATGAAGTATACAGAAGATAAAATAAATGAACTAACAAATGAATGA
- a CDS encoding WG repeat-containing protein, producing the protein MKTLDFGKQLIKIRKARGLTQTDVAEKCNITTRTIQRIESGAVKPRSSTIKIISETLGVDFFETENQNSKLKSHTFLWYIKDLFNFKTNAMKKISILSTSILILTFICINIFSIDAQSKTPKKEQETVLKRQDKNPKKEQNTKLEIQDKKVDYTKDFDEYKIEGNYVFVTKNNKHGLVTLDGKIIVPCIYDKFVFEGRFIIPFKNHKRGLINLDGKVIVPCEYDRFEIEGGFIVTLNGNKQGLMNLDGETIIPCIYDRFEVEQSFVFTLKNNKRGLMNLDGETIIPCEYHGFEIEGSFVFVSKYNKYGLMNLDGKTIIPCEYDKFKVDNNFVFVSKYNKHGLMNLDGKVIIPCEYDTMKIEGAFAIVTKNGKTKNIQI; encoded by the coding sequence ATGAAAACACTAGATTTCGGAAAACAACTTATTAAAATCAGAAAAGCTAGAGGTCTTACACAAACAGATGTTGCTGAAAAATGTAATATTACTACACGTACTATCCAGCGCATAGAATCTGGCGCTGTTAAACCACGAAGCTCTACTATTAAAATTATTTCTGAAACTCTAGGAGTTGATTTTTTTGAAACTGAGAATCAAAATTCAAAATTGAAAAGCCATACATTTTTATGGTATATAAAAGATCTCTTTAATTTTAAAACAAATGCAATGAAAAAAATTTCAATCTTATCTACTTCTATTTTAATATTAACGTTTATATGTATCAATATATTTAGTATTGATGCACAATCTAAGACACCTAAAAAGGAACAGGAAACAGTATTAAAAAGGCAAGACAAAAACCCTAAAAAAGAACAAAATACTAAATTAGAAATTCAGGACAAAAAAGTTGATTACACCAAGGATTTCGACGAATATAAAATCGAAGGTAATTATGTGTTTGTTACAAAAAACAATAAGCATGGTTTGGTGACTCTAGATGGTAAAATAATAGTTCCTTGCATATATGATAAATTTGTATTTGAAGGACGCTTTATAATCCCCTTTAAAAATCATAAACGTGGTTTGATAAATCTAGACGGAAAAGTAATTGTTCCTTGTGAATATGATAGGTTTGAAATTGAAGGAGGTTTTATTGTTACTTTAAATGGAAATAAACAAGGATTAATGAATTTAGATGGAGAAACAATCATTCCATGCATTTATGACAGATTTGAAGTTGAACAAAGTTTTGTATTTACTTTGAAAAACAACAAACGTGGATTGATGAATCTTGATGGAGAAACAATCATTCCTTGCGAATATCATGGATTTGAAATCGAAGGAAGTTTTGTCTTTGTTTCTAAATACAATAAGTATGGATTAATGAATCTGGACGGAAAAACAATCATTCCATGCGAATACGACAAATTTAAAGTTGACAATAATTTTGTTTTTGTTTCAAAATATAACAAGCATGGATTGATGAATCTGGATGGAAAAGTTATTATTCCATGCGAGTATGATACTATGAAAATTGAAGGGGCTTTTGCTATTGTCACAAAAAATGGAAAAACAAAAAACATACAAATTTAA